ACACTGGCTGGGGTGGGCACTGGTCTCTGTTCTGCTGTTGCTGGAGGGAACCCCAAGGCCAATCACGATTCTTGCTCCCAGGACCTGGGGTGACGGTGACCCCGGGTCAGGAGCAGAAGAGGGACCCTGCCTGCAGAGACACGGGGGCACATCATACGGAGGCACACAGGTAGGGGGTGCACACATGTGTCCCTTACTGCATACACGTGGCGCGAGACACACACATAAATGCGCGGACCCACACAttactctacacacacacacctggtaCCACCTCCTTCAAACACATGCCTCAAGCTACAGTCACAGGGAAAACGCAGATGCGACCCACGCTTGTACCGCGCATGAGCACAGGCCCCACGCCACGCACGGCCACACCTTTTACTCCCCGCCTCCTCCCGCCCCGCCTGCCCCTCTCTCCCAGGCTTCTCCTCGTCTCCTGCACTGACACGCGCCCACCCAGGCTCACTGGCGCCCCCCACTGCCCTGGAGAAGTAAGTCTACAAACACTGAGATGCTCCCAcaggcagagagaggcaggatGTGCCTCGGGAGGGCGGTCACGGGAGTCCCTGCATTCCCGCAGAAGCGGTGGCCGCTGGCTGCTCTCAGCGCCCCCCAGTCTGGGCCCCGGCCTCTGGGCGCTGTGCACGTGCTTGGGAGACGGCGCCCACGAAGACAAGCCGGGGCCCCACCCCTGTTCCCAGCACTCAGAGACGCCCACCTCGGGAAGACTAAACAGAGCTCCTGCCACCGGCTCCTTGCGGGTGGGGTGAGGGCTGGCGGGAGGACACATGCCCCTGAGCCCTGGGGGTCCAGGCCGCGCGGCCCCGCTCACTGGCGGAGGGTCACCCGCCCCTCCCGTTCCTCCGCTCCCGCTTCCTCTCCCGCCCACGGGCTCCCCGCCGGCCGCTCTCTCCCCCAGACCCTCCCCCACGCCCGCCCGgctttcctttctctgctctctggctccctgtgtccctgtgacCTGCTTATCCTCTAGAATAAAGGTCGACATTTTCAATTACCCCCAAAATAACAGAGCGGTTCTCGGGCCCTGGCGGAGGAGGGCAGCACGGGCGCGGGCGCCGGTTCGCGTGCGGGGCCTgcgtggggggcggggggcgccCACGGTCCCACTGgcctttgtttgctttttctcatcCGGAGCCTTCATGTTTTCCTGGAAGATTGGAAACACGTTTCCCttcaggggaggaagggagacaaaagagaaataaaaaccgtCCTCGTTGTCTTGTGAACAGTGTAGAGCGGAGCGGGGGCTCGGCAGGAGGGAGGGACGCGAGGGAGCGGCCGGGACCCAGACAGGGGCCTGCGGGCTCGGGTGGAGTCAGAGGACACGCGGGGAGTGGAGCAGGAGCCCCTCGAGGCCGGGGGGAGGGTGGGCGTCCTGCAGGAACGGCTGCCGGGAGGGGAGCAAGGCGGGGCTGACGCGGGGCTGCTGTGGGGCGGGGTTTGAGGACAGACAGCATCTGCCCATCGCCAGGAAGGCGCTATTCTCTGTGTCCCACCCTGCGCCAGGCTCTGGGGGCGCTGAGGTGAGTGACAGACATGTCTCCGCTCTCATGGGGCATTAACTCTACCGGAAACAAAGCGGTGGCTTCTGTGATCAGCACTCGTAtccactgaggttcagagagggtgGGTGACCTGCCCGAGGACACACAGCGGGAGGTGAGGGGACCGGGATCCCAGCCAGGTCCGTGTGATCGCCGTCTCCTTTCACACCGCCTCGGCCGGGCAGACTTGGCTCCCGCGGGGCCTTGAGCAagtgctcccctctctgggccATCATTTTCCCCATCTGGAAAGCGGCCAGCATGCTGACGCCCTGCAGGGCTGCGGGGAGCATCGCATGTCTGGATGCGAAGGACGTTCAGCTCTGGCTCTCGGGCGAGCTGGCTGGGGGTCGGGGAGCAAAGACCAccgggggctggggagggactgGCCGCAGGGAAAGGAGGCCCGACCGCAGCTTCGCTCCCTGCTGCCGCCCCGTGGCAATAATTGGGTACTGCCGAGGGTGGGTCTGCACCGCCTTCTTCCGCTTGCGCAAGCCCCTGAGCAGAAAGGCGCCTTGAGGGAGTGTTGTCTGGTCCTCTCTGGCCCCATTTTTCGGATGCCCAGAGAAGGGAGGGACTCCTCCTCAAGGTCATCCAGGGCAGAAGCTTGGGCTGGGCCGGGATTGGCTTTCAGGCTAGGGTGCTTCCCTTCAGCCCTGCGGTACTCAAAAAGCCCCCAGTCAGCTTcagagcaagagagacagagtTCTGCATCCTCTGCTTGATGCCACCACCTCCAGGGAGGCTTCCAGGGTCTTCTCCAGTAGGAAGTGGTCTCACTCCTGCCCTGCAGTCCCACACTCGAACTGTCGTTGCTCCTGCCCCCACCAACCTTGACTGTCCTGCCCACAGCAAATTGGGGGCAGGGCCCCCCCAGGCACGGGGGATGGTGGAGAACCATCATCACCACTCAGGGAGTATGTGCCAGGGGCACACTCTGTGCTGCGGCTCTACCTGCGTCCTCTCACTTGAACCTCATAAGAACCTCAGCAAATTGGGGTTATTTTGATCCCcattttccaggtgaggaaagggaCACAGAGAAATTATAACTTTTAGATGGTGGacaaggattcaaacccaggtctgtctgtaTTCTGGAGAGGCGCTGGCATTTGGAGTTGAAAACTACCCCCATGGCCGTATGACAGCCCAGTGTGACCGGACACTGAAATAACCAGTCCAGGGGGCTTGTGGGCTGGGGTCTCAGCTTCACTGCTGTGCTGGTGGGTGATTCAGGCCAGGCCCATCCCTCTCTGGACCCTGGTTCCTCATctgagtagtgtgtgtgtgtgtgtgtgtgtgtgtgtgtgtgtgtgttctgggcTACCTCAGAGATCCATTCTGGCTTTAAGTGTGCCCCATTTGGGGCAGGTCCCGAGGCTTGGGCCTTGGGATGGAAGGGTTTTGAAGGGCATGCAGAGCAGATGCAGATGGCAGTGTAGGAGGCAGAGCTCTGGCTGGGCGTTGGGCCCCTTGGGTGCACCTCCTGCTTGTGTGTCAGTGTGTAGGGCTGGGGCTCGAGGGGAGGCGTGGACTGTGAGGGCACGAGGGATCCAGCTCTGGGACAGGTATGGGGCTGGTCCTAGGGCCTGGATGGGTCTCCCTTCGCTGCCTGCCACAGAGAGGAGTTTGTCTTGCAGGAAACAGCCTCATCCATCAGTGGCAATGGGGGGCTGACAGCGGCCACTCCCCACCAGCCCGGGCTGGAGGCAGACTCATAAATcccactccaggctgggctgcaAATTCCTGTGATTCACATCCGGCCTCTTGGAGGACAGAGACATTTGGGGCCGTGGCGCTGGCCAGCCCGCCTGATTCCCAGTTGAGTGTTTCTTTTACCGACGCATGCTCTCTGCGGTGTGCAGGGCTCCTTCCTCCAGAAGCACATGTGGATTCACAAGAGGGCTTTTGGAGACTGCGCCCTAACACGCCTCCTTCCCTACCagtgcccagtgcctggcaccctCACTGGCAGGTACGTGCAGCACAGATCTGGGGTGTGCAGCCACTGGGCTCATTGAAGCACACACGTGGGCAGTGTCACAACATAGAAGCTCACTGCACACAGAGGCATTTGCACCGGCTCCCTGCACAGTCATGCCTGTGGACCACCCATGCTGCTCATGGAGACAGGGCTTGCTCACTAATCTCCAGCAATTTCTCCACCTAAGAACCTTCCATGGCTCTCTACTGCCTACAGGATTGAGCCTCAACAAGTCACATTCTTTGGAATTTGAAAGTTCTCCACCCTATGCCCACCCTCCCACAGAGCTCTTCCTCATTCTGTCTCTGTTACCTGCTTTGGCCAGCAGCTGTCCTCAGTGCCCACACTACACCTCTGCCCACACTGCCCACACTGCAGCTCTTTACCCAGATACCCTCCAGTTTCTTGCCAGGTAAGCCTGTCTCAGTCACACCCCAGACCACAGTGAAGTCAGCCTGCCTTGAAGAAGCTCTCCCAGACTGCTCTTTTCCCCAAGGCAGGGCCATGAGTTGCCAAATGTCTCGTGCGTGTCAGTGAGACTGGAGTCGGAGCAGGCATCAAACCTTACCTCCCGTATGTCACACCTCACCATAGACCTGGGTGACAAATACCGCAAGAGACTGAACTCACATGGGCAGTTAGCAAAGTTCCCCTACGGCCGCACCTGCAGTTAACACCGCATCCCTGCCGCCACTGTCTCCCTTGATCCCCACAACTAGCAGAAtccaactataaaaataaatttaagggcACAGTTCTCTGCTATGACTCCCGCAGACTAATCATTACTTGGATAGCAACGAATCAACTAAAAATGGAAGTGAGAACAGTTTGAGTCCTTTTTGCAGTGGATGGATGTTTGTGAGACTATTAAGTGAAGAGGGTTCAGAAACAAGGGGATAAATGGCAGCTAATTTGGGGTTGAATGGAGTAACGGGATGATCTTGAAATATAAGAATCCTGCCTAATGGGGCTTGTCTACTTGCAATTTGATAAACTAATATACATGAATTCAAAGAGATAAAGGACATGAGCACTCAGAGCAAAATTACAGGAATAAATTTAGCAAAGAGGCACCACAGTTGAGATAAGGGTCAGTGTTCCACGTCTGATACTTTTAATTCCTGAGTCATGGGGATGGTAAGCCGGGGAGCAGAGTCTTCTGACTGGAAGCTAAAACCCACTTGGGGTGGGTTCAGAGAGTCTGTTCAGACTCAAGAAGCGAAAGCAGATGTTGCGTGGTTGAAGATATCCCGATTGCAGGGGCATTTTCAAAGACGGTGGTGCTTGGAGAAAGGAATgttgtgtattttaaaagaaaaagaattaaaaggaagAATGGAACAAGGAAGGAAAAGTGACCAGAGGATAGGGGACCATATGTTCTGGTTTGCAGGATACAGCTAAGGTTATGTCTGCTGTCCCAGTGCAATTATAATAGTGCCCCTTTCACTCTCTGAAGCTTCTGGATTTGGATGCTAAAGCATGTGATCAACTTACCAAAGAGAGGAAATTAGCCAGAAGGCCCATGTGTCCATTGCAAACGCTGTGTACTGATCCGCAGCCCAGCTGAGTGGTGTGCACCACCTCTGCCTCGCCCTACCCCGCCCTGCCCGGGTCTCCAGGAAGCCTGGAGTGGTACCTTCGGCTCCCGCGCTGCTCTGGTGCCACCTGCAGGTTATGTGCGGGAACAAACTGTTATTGGAGATACATCTTGATAAAACAGAAATCGTGGTGGGAGTCATTTACACCCAATGAGAGTCATCTAACACTCCCTGTTCTTCTCAGACCTTTTAGCTGAAGTTGGTTATgagagaggatggggaggggaaAAGGGTTGGGGTGAGCACTCTTGGGACTTGCACCGTTTCTTGCCGACGCCCTGGCTCAGTGTGAATGTCAATCTAAATGGAGAGCGCTATGGATGTTCCTCTCTATTCCCTTTATCACCAATACCGATTCCCAAGGCAGACCGGGAGGGCTGGACTGAAGGACCTCGAGGTAATAGAAGACAGCTTGGCTTTGGATTTCAGGTCAAGTTCTGCTGATGGCTTGCTGCTTAAGATCACACAACTCAGTTCACCCCTCTGTACTTCActgacctcatctgtaaaaggctGGTTTGGACTAATGACTCAagtctccgaaaaaaaaaaaaaaaaaatcattaatctagtctcagccaggctggagtggagtgcagtgggtgatcttggctcactgcaacccccacctcctgggttcaagcaattctcctgtctcagccttccaaatagctgggactacaggcacacaccaccacacccggctgatttttctatttttagtagagacagggttttaccatattggtcagactggtcttgaactcctgacctcaggtgatccacccacatcagcctcccaaagtgctgggattacagccgtgagccaccactcccagcctaatgattttctttaggttttgcaattgttttttgttttaatattatattgaatTCTTCCTCCAACAGTATTAAAgtataattgataaataaaaatactcaattttattgtgtatttttgtaaatattgtgtatatttacacaatgttcagtgtgatgttttgatatatgcatacattgggaaatgattaaatcaagttaggatttccatcacctcacatacttattattattgtggtaagaacatttaagatctatttGCTTAGAATAGTGTTTACTAGAGATGAAAAGAGTGAATGGAAGTCAAGCTTTCTGACCTTCGCATATTTATCATGTCATTGTTTTATCCCCACTCCTGATTAATAGTTTGACTGGAAATAATGCTCTAATTTAAGTGTAACTTCTCCTCACTTGGGAAATGTTGCTCTATTATTTTCTAGCTCCCAGTGTTGTTGGGAAGAAGTCGGTGTCATGCTGAGTCTTGCTTCTTTGTATATgacctgtcttttctctctggaaGGTTTCAGAATTTTCTCTCTATCCTTAGTCCTTTTCTGAAATTTCCCAATGTTGTGCCTTGTTGTAGGTCTGTCTTCATTCACTGTGCTAGTCGCTTGGTAGACTCTCTTTAACTAGAAAATTATATCGTTTTACTGTAGGAAGCCACCAGCAGGTTCGTGTGAGCTGCATAATCGCATTCTATTCTTGCAAGGACAGAGGTATCAAGGCCCTGGGAACCTTATAAGTGGATGGTGGGGAAGTGGGGGTCTGAGGTGAATTCAACAAAGCTGCAGCACCCACTGAGCTCATGTCCCAGGGCCAGGCTCTGCCTGAGGACAGTAGACATGGGTGAGACCCACTTCCTGCCCAGTCCCATGTGGGGCCCAGGACACACATGGTCCAGGAGGCCCCCAGCCCCGGGCTACATTTACATGCATCTACCTGCACCTGGCATTAGGTGAGCCACAGGAGCACTAGGGGAAGGGGCAGCTCCAGAGAGCAGGGTAGGAGGGAGGTAAATAAtcatggggtggggagtggccTTGTGGGGAAGGGGCAAAGGcaggccgtgtgtgtgtgtgtgtgtgtgtgtgtgtgtgtgtgtgtgtgtgtgtgatgtattgGGGGAAATGGGGGGCATCTGTAGTTTTGTCTGTCCCATTTTCTGGCCACTGCACCGCTTTTTCATGAATAGTTTTTCTTCCCATCATGGACGGAATGTCTCTTTCTCCTCCAAAGTCTTATGTTGAAGCCTAATCCTCTGTGTGGCagtatttggagatgaggcctcTCAGGAAgtcattaaggttaaatgaggtcctaAGGATGGGGCCCTGATTCAGTAGGATTCGTGTCCTTATAAGACAAGACACCAGAGAGTGAACTCTCTCTCCGCACAAATACAAAGAAGAGGTCACCTGAGCACACAATATGGCAGCCACGTATGGGCCAAGAGAAGAGGCCTCACAATGAAACCAACCTTGTGGGCAcgttgatcttggatttcccagcctccagaactgtgagaaataagtgttTGTGGTCTGAGGCACCCAGGCTATGGTACTTTGGCGTGGCACCATGAGCTGACAAATACATCTCCCCATCCTACTGCAACCACGTGACACTAGAGGGCCTGGCCATTTTAGTGTGCCAGCTACCCAGCCAGCccagaccaaaccaaaccaagCAGAAACTTgcttctggaattttctgaatAGGAACTAATGGAGGGGAGCTCCATCCTTTCTTGGGGCCGAAGCCAGGAAGATGGAAGCCTCGCGCTGCCAACAGCCTGATTCCAACCCTGTGAAGGAAGCTGCTGTGAGAGCACAAAGCTGATCTGCAGACTGTGGGGGAGACAGAGACCAGGGAAGGAGCCTGCAAATCCTCACAGCGCTGAGGACTCTGAGTTCAGGCCTCAGCCTGACTGTTCCCTGCCCTGCCCGTGGCTAACTTACCAATTGATGAACTTCCCTTGTTGCCAGGCATCTGTGCTAGGACGAGGAGGTGTGGCGGGGGTGGTCCAGGGCTGTCTGTAGGACAAGCCCCCGCCGGGGGACAGGGTATCTGAGGGGCACCAGCTCTGCCTCtaggaggctgagtgggtggtGAGTGGGGGGTCCTGCCTGTCACCAACAGGAGCAGGGAGAGAAgggcagaaggaggaggggaggtggCAGATAGACAGATGGGTCCAcaggggagcaaggggaggggagaaggggcagagctggggagcaGCTGGAGGGGTGTGTGGGGCTCCTCACAGGGAGGACAGGGTGGCTCCTTCCTTGTTTCCCACCTTGTAGCACTCCTCGTTCCTGGCCCAGGGCATCTGAGGCTGCAGGACCCACTTCTCACTGTCACTGGGTCCCTTTGGGCCCCAACATGGTCACCCCAAACTTGTCTGGCAAATAAAGCCTGGCCAGCATTGGGGTGGCCCCACTGGGTGTCTCAGACACTCAAAATGGGCAAAGCCATGCCCTAGGCCATCTATGCCTGGGCCCTGCTATCTCAGGTTATGGGGTTTGTAGCTAGCCAAGGCTGTAATCCCACCCCATCCAGTTGGGGGCAGGAGCAGGCGACCCAGGCTAGCTGGGCAGAGAGACACAGGCCTGGAAGATAATGGCAAACAGCAGGGCGGTAATAACCTGGCTCCAGCATCTCTGCTGGGGCTTCCCAGTTTACCAAACATTTACGTGGTCTCTTGACAACCTCGGGAAGTGCGTGTGTTGGGGGACAGTGTCCCTGCttccagatgaggaaaaaaaaaccatgggTGATTTAGATGATGTGCAATGATCATgtttctgttgctgaggctggaaccTGGtggcagtcatggctcactgcagccttgacctcccaggctcaagcaattctcccactaaagcctcctgagcagctgggaccacaggcacgtgccatcacatccagctatttttttttccataagtaGAGATAGGACCTtggtatattgcccaggctgatctgaaattcCTGAGCTGAagctatccttctgccttagcttcccaaagtgctgagattattagGCATGAAGCACTCTACCCAGCCCATAtgtttcttgaactcctgacctcaggtgatctgcctgcctcggcctcctaaagtgctgggattacaggtgtgagccactgcacaccgCCCCATCGATTTCTTTTATACTGAAGATAACATTTTGTGAAAAGTACTGTGTGTTCTTTACACGTTTAAGATTACACTATTAAATGCTGAGATCTCAGTTTTTAATATTATTGCAAATctagcccccccccccccactttttttgagatggagtctctctctgccgcccaggctggagtgcagtgatgcaatgttggctcactgcaaccttcacctccgaggttcaagtgattctcctgcctcagcctcccgagtagctgggactacaggcacgtgccagcatacctggctaatgttttgtatttttagtagagatagggtttcactgtgttagccaggatggtcttgatctcctgacctcgtgatccgcccaccttagcctcccaaagtgttgggattacaggcatgtgccaccgcgaccagcctatgtatttttttcatattttcagaaatctctgtttctgtatatatataaagcattgcTACTTTATGTTCTCTCTGATAATTCCAGTATCTGTGTCTACAGAGTCTATCTGTTGTTTCTGCTTGGTCTCAGAGTGTATTGTTTCCTTGTGGTgtttatgagttttttttaaactggaggactcattttcttttttctttctcttttctttttcttttttttagagatgggggtctctccctacattgcccaggctggtctcgaactcctggcctcaagtaccaggattccaggcatgagctaccatgcccagtcgaGATGTTCCTTTTCCTTGGAACTTAACACAAAATCCTGAGGCCTGGTGGGTGTGTTCCCCTGGGGCAGATTCTCAACCAGGCACACTTCAGCCCCCAAGGACACATTTCAATGTCCTGAGACATTTCTGGGTGTCACAgctgtgtgtgcacgcacatgtaTGTCCCTGTACACGCTGTGGACACCTCGTGGATTGAGAGCAGGGATGCTGCTCACATCCTGCAAAGAGACTGATCCACCAGCGTCACCAGGGCGGGCTCCAGGCAGGGTCTGCCTGTGCCTCCGCCAGCCACCTAGATAGACCCTGCCACCGGGGACCACTCTACCTTCTCCCCTCGTGGTCTCCAGGGCCACACTGTAGCCTGATTTCAAGCTGTAAACTTGGAGGATCtattttttttcacctttcaTGGAACCCCAAGGCTGAGAGGCAGTTTTTCCAGAGATCCCAGCCTGTCTCACAGTTCTGCTTTAGCTGCGGGGTCCAGCTCTGCATGGGCGGTCTCCTGATGAGGTCACCCTGGGACAGACACTGTTCTGTCTCCTGCTTCCAGTCCTGTAAAGTTGCCAGGAAACCCCATGCTCTGGGCATGGCAGGCACCCTCAGAGGCAGACATGGGGCAGCGCTGGTGGGCAGACCCCAGCCTCCTAACAGGGTGGGGGAGAGGTTCTCCTTGGCTGCCACTGGCCCACCCACTACGCTGCAGACCACCTGGTACTGAGGCTGTGGGGCACAGGCCTTCAGGACCCGCTTCCTTTCCTGCCTGGAGGTCCAGTCCTGGAGTCTTTATGTCCCCTGGAGAGCCCACTCCTATCCTCAGAGGAGGAGGGCAGCTGCATGCCAGACTGGCTTGAGTCTGTCCTGGGACACCCCTGCAGACTGGGTGCAGGTGGGGACGTGGCTCTGTGGGGTTGCAGTGGGCAGGTGAGTGTGGAGCTGGATTGTGGAAAGGAATTGACCACTGCCCACCAGGACCCCTCCTCTGAGACAGGGGTGCCTTGTGGGACAGTGCTCCAAAGTTCCCTGGGCATGAGGGGTCCCTGCACCCTCCACACACTGACCCCACATTGGGGTCCCTGCACCCTCCACACACTGACCCCACATTGGGGTCCCTGCACCCTCCACACACTGACCCCACATTGGGGTCCCTGAGCCCCCACACGCTGACCCCACATTGGGGTCCCTGGGGCCCACACACTGACCCTGCATGGGGTCACTtcaccccacacacacagaccccGCGTCAGGGGCCCTGGACTGCAGAACCCATCTGTGTTGTTGGCTCTGGTGGCACTCAGTACctccaggccaggctgggcaggggCCCCCCACCAGTACCTACCCCAGCATACCAAGAGTGGGCctgggtgggagagagggagtgaCACCCAGGGggacctgccccagcctcctcctctacCCTGGGGGTTCTCATTGTCCTTGGCTCAGGGAAGTGGCTTCTCCTGAAACCTGGGGTCAGGCTGGGCGTGGGGAA
Above is a window of Callithrix jacchus isolate 240 chromosome 8, calJac240_pri, whole genome shotgun sequence DNA encoding:
- the LOC108593387 gene encoding uncharacterized protein LOC108593387 isoform X1, translated to MTLRRSPSLLWASEKWGQRGPDNTPSRRLSAQGLAQAEEGGADPPSAVPNYCHGAAAGSEAAVGPPFPAASPSPAPGGLCSPTPSQLAREPELNVLRIQTCDAPRSPAGRQHAGRFPDGENDGPERGALAQGPAGAKSARPRRCERRRRSHGPGWDPGPLTSRCVSSGRSPTLSEPQWIRVLITEATALFPGNVFPIFQENMKAPDEKKQTKASGTVGAPRPPRRPRTRTGARARAALLRQGPRTALLFWGQGPSSAPDPGSPSPQVLGARIVIGLGVPSSNSRTETSAHPSQCLGGWWDCDVTTKPWLRHCQAKLLRLGTQRVTLQEQHVTSRPFLAVGPAESCLHCPSCPGFSLPKASSGPHTFRAKPETPPSCP
- the LOC108593387 gene encoding uncharacterized protein LOC108593387 isoform X2, whose amino-acid sequence is MTLRRSPSLLWASEKWGQRGPDNTPSRRLSAQGLAQAEEGGADPPSAVPNYCHGAAAGSEAAVGPPFPAASPSPAPGGLCSPTPSQLAREPELNVLRIQTCDAPRSPAGRQHAGRFPDGENDGPERGALAQGPAGAKSARPRRCERRRRSHGPGWDPGPLTSRCVSSGRSPTLSEPQWIRVLITEATALFPENMKAPDEKKQTKASGTVGAPRPPRRPRTRTGARARAALLRQGPRTALLFWGQGPSSAPDPGSPSPQVLGARIVIGLGVPSSNSRTETSAHPSQCLGGWWDCDVTTKPWLRHCQAKLLRLGTQRVTLQEQHVTSRPFLAVGPAESCLHCPSCPGFSLPKASSGPHTFRAKPETPPSCP
- the LOC108593387 gene encoding uncharacterized protein LOC108593387 isoform X3, which encodes MTLRRSPSLLWASEKWGQRGPDNTPSRRLSAQGLAQAEEGGADPPSAVPNYCHGAAAGSEAAVGPPFPAASPSPAPGGLCSPTPSQLAREPELNVLRIQTCDAPRSPAGRQHAGRFPDGENDGPERGALAQGPAGAKSARPRRCERRRRSHGPGWDPGPLTSRCVSSGRSPTLSEPQWIRVLITEATALFPGNVFPIFQENMKAPDEKKQTKASGTVGAPRPPRRPRTRTGARARAALLRQGPRTALLFWGGGGELGLWMPRMEEGQMPAPETLASSKNNGRWRLFAQQQPGQSRHCQAKLLRLGTQRVTLQEQHVTSRPFLAVGPAESCLHCPSCPGFSLPKASSGPHTFRAKPETPPSCP
- the LOC108593387 gene encoding uncharacterized protein LOC108593387 isoform X5; protein product: MTLRRSPSLLWASEKWGQRGPDNTPSRRLSAQGLAQAEEGGADPPSAVPNYCHGAAAGSEAAVGPPFPAASPSPAPGGLCSPTPSQLAREPELNVLRIQTCDAPRSPAGRQHAGRFPDGENDGPERGALAQGPAGAKSARPRRCERRRRSHGPGWDPGPLTSRCVSSGRSPTLSEPQWIRVLITEATALFPGNVFPIFQENMKAPDEKKQTKASGTVGAPRPPRRPRTRTGARARAALLRQGPRTALLFWGHCQAKLLRLGTQRVTLQEQHVTSRPFLAVGPAESCLHCPSCPGFSLPKASSGPHTFRAKPETPPSCP
- the LOC108593387 gene encoding uncharacterized protein LOC108593387 isoform X6; this encodes MTLRRSPSLLWASEKWGQRGPDNTPSRRLSAQGLAQAEEGGADPPSAVPNYCHGAAAGSEAAVGPPFPAASPSPAPGGLCSPTPSQLAREPELNVLRIQTCDAPRSPAGRQHAGRFPDGENDGPERGALAQGPAGAKSARPRRCERRRRSHGPGWDPGPLTSRCVSSGRSPTLSEPQWIRVLITEATALFPENMKAPDEKKQTKASGTVGAPRPPRRPRTRTGARARAALLRQGPRTALLFWGHCQAKLLRLGTQRVTLQEQHVTSRPFLAVGPAESCLHCPSCPGFSLPKASSGPHTFRAKPETPPSCP
- the LOC108593387 gene encoding uncharacterized protein LOC108593387 isoform X4; this encodes MTLRRSPSLLWASEKWGQRGPDNTPSRRLSAQGLAQAEEGGADPPSAVPNYCHGAAAGSEAAVGPPFPAASPSPAPGGLCSPTPSQLAREPELNVLRIQTCDAPRSPAGRQHAGRFPDGENDGPERGALAQGPAGAKSARPRRCERRRRSHGPGWDPGPLTSRCVSSGRSPTLSEPQWIRVLITEATALFPENMKAPDEKKQTKASGTVGAPRPPRRPRTRTGARARAALLRQGPRTALLFWGGGGELGLWMPRMEEGQMPAPETLASSKNNGRWRLFAQQQPGQSRHCQAKLLRLGTQRVTLQEQHVTSRPFLAVGPAESCLHCPSCPGFSLPKASSGPHTFRAKPETPPSCP